The DNA region AATTACCAGGCTTTAAACGAAGTGTTTTCTGAAAACAAGAAATGGGATAAGGCTTATTTTGCCTTGTTAGGATATAATAGATTAAACGACTCCATAAGAAAAGTTCAGAACATTGATTTAATCAGAAATATTGAGGTGAAGTTTGAAAGGGAAATGAATCAAGCAGACATCTCTATATTGCAAAATGAAATGGAGGCTACAAAAGTAGATAAATTGCAAACAAGAATTTTTATTGCTGGAGCTGTTGTGATTTTGATTTTGGTTATTGGATTGGCTTATTTGATTATTTGGCAGATCAGATCCAGGACCAATTTTGAACATAGTAAATTAACTCCAGCACTCCTTCGTTATCAGCTCAACCCTCAGTTTATAAATAGCAGCCTATCTGGTATCAAAGAGTTGATAGGGAAAAATAGAGTAAAAGAGTCAGGCCTGTTTTTGAGTGGCTTTGCAAGGCTCATTAGAGTCTTTATAGAAACTTCAACAAATAATGCCATCGTACTGGACAAAGAGATAGAAGCCTATCATAGTTTCTTTAAATTGCATCAGCTAAGATACGAGCATGAATTGAAATTTGATATTGATGTTGCAGGACATGTGGAAACCGAAATTTTGGCCATTCCACCATTGATACTATTTCCCATATTTGCCCACGCTATCGATTTTCATTTGAGTCTTGGTGAAGTGCGTATAAAAATAGAAATAGATACAGATGAGAATTATTTGCAGATGAAAGGTGAGATCTATTTGCCATTGTTTAAGGATGAGAATCTAGCAGATCACCAAGATATGAAAAACAGTTTGGTAGAAGTAAAAGAAAGAATAAGGCTTCTGAATAAAACTCTAAAAGATAAGATGAGTTTTGTCTATCGTGAGAACATTGTTGACGAAGGTGCAAAGAAGCATCAATATATGGAATTGTATATTCCTGTGCGACCTATGTAATTAGATTCACATTGGGTGTTTTATAGGGATTTTTTTGTATTTTTGAAGAATATGTTAGTGCGATATTGATGCAGATTATATATGGTTGAATAGTAGGGTGATATGGTTTTGAAGCTATAAGAGTAGAGGAGAATAGTATGATGAAATATTGTTTTATTCAATAAATAGGTTAAGGATGATAAGATGTTTAATAGTTGATGATGAGAGTAAGGCAAGGGAAATTTTGGCAGAAATGTTAAAGTTGTATTGCTCTGAAGTAACCGTTATTGGTCAGGCTCGAAACGTGACCACTGCTTACGAAATGATTAATTCTCTGAAACCAGATTTAGTATTATTAGATATTAAAATGCCGGATGGTAGTGGGTTTGACCTATTAAATAAGTTCAAAAATATTAATTTTAAAGTAGTTTTTATCACCGCTCATGAAGAATATGCCATAAAAGCATTTCGTTTCAGTGCTTTGGATTATTTATTAAAACCTATCGATCCTAGTGACTTGATAAGCGCAGTAGAGAAAATATCTAACTCCAAGGATGTAACCGGAATGAATGATCAATTTGAAACCTTTAAGGATAATTATTATAAAGGAGAGTCCACAAAGGAAAAAAGGATAGTTCTTAGAACTACCGAGAATATCTATATCATTTATTTGAAAGATGTGATTCGCTGTCAGTCCGAGAAGAACTATACTTATTTCTATTTTGCTAATCGAGAGCGGATTATTGTATCAAAAACTTTAAAGGAGTTTGAAGAAATACTGACAGACTACGGATTTATGAGAGTACATCGATCTCACTTAGTTAACCTTAAATATATCGATAGGTTCGATAAGAGTGAAGGAGGATTTTTGATCATGACCGATACAAGTAGAGTGGAGGTTTCGCATCGTAAAAAAGAAGCACTACTCAGTTATATCTATGGTTTAGGTAATATATAAACCTATAGGATTGAAATAATTTATTCTCTTACTATACTTTGATTATAAGTCTAGTAAATTTGAAAAGTCCTAATAATTCACCTTTAGTTTTCCATCCTCAAACATATCTAGAATAGAGTCGTTTTGGATATAATGAGTTTTAATCCCAATATTTTTGGCAGCAAAAATATTGGTTTCCAAATCATCTACAAATAGCGATTCAGACGCCTTTAAGTCATTATTTATTAGCAAGCCCATATAAAATTCAGGTTCTGGCTTTCTCATTCCTTTTTCATGAGAAAACCAAACATCCTCAAAGAGACTTCGAAAGTTGAAATATTCATTTAATTCCTCAATAAATCTCATATAATGTATCTCATTACTATTGGATAGAAGGAAGATTCTATAGTTTCTTCCTATGCTTTTTAACAAGTCAAGCTTTTTGGTATCGAAACCCAATAAGAGCCCACACCAAGCATCGTCTATTTGTTGATCGCTAACATTCTTGGGGATGACTTTACGCAATTCATCTCGAAACACATCGAGTTCTAACTCACCACGCTCCATTTTTTCAAAGGTTTTAGCTTGAATTTGGTGTCCATATAGCTCGTCAAAGTTTTCTACACCTAGTTTTTCAAATGCTATTTTGCTGAGGTTGTGGTTAATATCGTAAATTACCCCACCAAAATCAAAGATGATATTCTTAATCATATTATTCTTGCTTTGTATTTGGCAAATATGTAAATTTGCAGCCGCAATTCCAATAAAAGAGTTGTGTTTTCAAGTTTTACTTGAGAAAGGGCCTATAGCTCAGTTGGTTAGAGTAGCTGACTCATAATCAGTTGGTCCCAGGTTCAAGTCCTGGTGGGCCCACCAACTATAGAACCACTAATTTTAATAGATTAGTGGTTTTTTTTCATTTAAAGAAACCTATAGCTAGCTTTAAGATTTATTCTGCATCATGCGGTAAATAGTAGACTTTCCAATATCTAACTTCTGGGCAACTACCTTTATATCGTCGTTATTCTTTTCTAGGTAATACTCCACTATTTTGGTGTTGTATTCTTTTAGGGTCATTTTTTTATTAAACAAATCATCTAATCCCACGGAGGAATTAAAGCTGATGTCTTCTTCTGTTATTTGATCTTCGGTGCTTAATACCAGCGCTAGTTCTATAATGGCCTTTAGTTCTCTTACATTGCCTGGGAATTGGTAAGCGTTCAGTTTTTTTATGGCCTTAGGAGTTAATTCTTTTTTAGGCATCTCGTTTTCTTTGCAAAACTGCTTAATAAAGAACTTAGAAAGGTAAATGATATCTTGTTCTCTTTGTCTTAGGGGTGGGAGTTCTATAGGTAAGCCTAATAATCGGTAATAAAGGTCTTCTCTGAAATTACCATTCTTAACTTCGGTAGCTAAATTTTTATGAGTAGCCACCATGATTCTGCAGTTGGTCTTTATCACCTTATTGCTTCCAATTCTGGTAAACTCTTCTTCTTGTAAAACTCTTAATAGCTTGGTTTGCATATTAATATCCATGTCCCCAATCTCGTCAAGGAATAATGTTCCGCCATTGGCCTCCTCAAATTTCCCTATTCTTCGTCCTACTGCTCCTGTAAAGGCGCCTTTCTCAAAACCAAACATCTCGCTCTCAATAAGCTCTGCAGGAACAGCGGATACATTGAGAGCAACAAAAGGGCATTTTTTACGTGGAGAGTTAAAATGGATAGCTTTTGCAACCAATTCTTTCCCTGTTCCAGTTTCTCCCATGATGCTCACTGAAATCTTCGTCGCCAGTGCTTTTTGCATCAATTGGTAAACTTTAATCATGGCTGTACTTTTCCCTTTTATCAAATTCCGAAAAACAAATTTATCGTTCAATTCTTGTTCTAAGCGCTCCACTTTTCTTTGTAGTAGAACTCTTTCTCTTATATTGCTAATAACTTTGCGCAAACGTTTGGTTAAATCATTGTCTTTCACCAGATAATCATAGGCTCCGTTTTTTAATAATTCAATAGCGGTTGAAACATCTTGTTGTCCACTAACAATGAGTACTGGCACATGTGGAAGTCGTTCCGTAACTTTTTTGAGCAATTCATCTCCATTGCTATCTGGGAGATGGTAATCTAGGGTTATAAAATCGGGTTCTCTGTCTAGTGCATGAAGTAATGAGCTGCCATCGTAAAATACTTCGATCTCAAAATCAGGATTTAAACTCAGTTCGTAGTTTAATCTTTTAGCAAAGATTTTGTCATCTTCAACAATGAAAATTTTGAATGTTTCCATACTTGTTGTATTTAAGTGGGCTAATTAAGACTTGATTTTATTTCTTTTGCAAAAAATGGAATGTGTATCAAATTGAAACAAATATAGGCATTTATTTCAATTTGGGAAAATTCTAAAATTTATAAAAAACCATATTGATGCTTGGTGGTTATCGAGGAGTGTATTGTTAATGTTGGGAGTTTTGATTTCTCAGAAAAGTAATCTCTTTATTGTTTTTATATTTTAAACAAAGAATTGTGAAAAGCAAAAAAATCATTGGAAATATTTAATAGAAACACTTGTTAAAAAGTTATTAATATTTCCATATTTTGGATTCTTCATAGCCAATGCTTTGAGAACCAAATTTAAAGCAATTGCTATGCCGTAATTGATAAAAACAAATTTATTTTTCAAGAAAATATTTTTTAAAAAATGAAAAAAACGTCAAATAATATTTCTTAAGTGTAGTATATACGGTTGTTATAGAGTTGTTTAAAGAAAAAGAGAAAAAAATAATTTGCAATATTTTGTTTTTGTTTTTCCTGTCATTATCAAGCGCTTAATGGATGTGTAATTTTTAATTAACATAGGAATGTTGATAATAAAAACTGTAAAAGCTAAAGAATTCAGCTTAAATTTGGCTTCACAATGCGGAAAATATAAAGCCGTCACAATCAATATCATTTTGTTTTTTTATTAACTTATTTAATTGCCAACTTAGCATGGAGAAAGATTTGTTTGCCAATTTGGGTGTTGAAACGGGGAATGACACCACTCAAGAAAAAACCGACCTGTATACTAAATTAGAATCTAATAGAAACCGTCCAG from Lentimicrobium sp. L6 includes:
- a CDS encoding LytTR family DNA-binding domain-containing protein; its protein translation is MIRCLIVDDESKAREILAEMLKLYCSEVTVIGQARNVTTAYEMINSLKPDLVLLDIKMPDGSGFDLLNKFKNINFKVVFITAHEEYAIKAFRFSALDYLLKPIDPSDLISAVEKISNSKDVTGMNDQFETFKDNYYKGESTKEKRIVLRTTENIYIIYLKDVIRCQSEKNYTYFYFANRERIIVSKTLKEFEEILTDYGFMRVHRSHLVNLKYIDRFDKSEGGFLIMTDTSRVEVSHRKKEALLSYIYGLGNI
- a CDS encoding HAD family phosphatase, whose translation is MIKNIIFDFGGVIYDINHNLSKIAFEKLGVENFDELYGHQIQAKTFEKMERGELELDVFRDELRKVIPKNVSDQQIDDAWCGLLLGFDTKKLDLLKSIGRNYRIFLLSNSNEIHYMRFIEELNEYFNFRSLFEDVWFSHEKGMRKPEPEFYMGLLINNDLKASESLFVDDLETNIFAAKNIGIKTHYIQNDSILDMFEDGKLKVNY
- a CDS encoding sigma-54 dependent transcriptional regulator, which translates into the protein METFKIFIVEDDKIFAKRLNYELSLNPDFEIEVFYDGSSLLHALDREPDFITLDYHLPDSNGDELLKKVTERLPHVPVLIVSGQQDVSTAIELLKNGAYDYLVKDNDLTKRLRKVISNIRERVLLQRKVERLEQELNDKFVFRNLIKGKSTAMIKVYQLMQKALATKISVSIMGETGTGKELVAKAIHFNSPRKKCPFVALNVSAVPAELIESEMFGFEKGAFTGAVGRRIGKFEEANGGTLFLDEIGDMDINMQTKLLRVLQEEEFTRIGSNKVIKTNCRIMVATHKNLATEVKNGNFREDLYYRLLGLPIELPPLRQREQDIIYLSKFFIKQFCKENEMPKKELTPKAIKKLNAYQFPGNVRELKAIIELALVLSTEDQITEEDISFNSSVGLDDLFNKKMTLKEYNTKIVEYYLEKNNDDIKVVAQKLDIGKSTIYRMMQNKS